ACGCCAAGCTGCCTTGCGGTTTCATAGGAAAGTATTATCCCCCCAATCGCAGCCCCTATAACAACATCAATTTTATGTTTCTTAAAGTGCGCCGCTATCTGTTTGCACAAATATTCCGTCGGCTTTGGCTGCTGCAGCACCGTGAACTTTTCCAGATAAATATTGCTGTGTTTTCCCGACGTAAGCATAAAATGCCCGACCAGAAGCGCGTTTGCTTTTCTGAAAACCTCAAGAATTTTTTCTTCTTTTTGCATTGTCGCTACCTTCCTTTATCTCTTTTAAGATATTTTCCACAGCCAGCACCCTGTCATCCGCTTTTAATATCGGCCTTGCAACAACAATATAATCCGAACCGGCTGAAATCGCGTCCTTTGGCGTCATTATCCTCTTCTGGTCATCTTTGCTTATTTTTCCTGTTCTGATACCCGGCGTCACTATTACAAAATCCGGCCCAAGTTCTTTTCTTAACATTTTTATTTCATGCGGCGAACATACCACGCCGTCCGCGCCCGCTTTTTTTGCGGATTTGGCAAGCGCAAGCACCATCTTTTTTACATCAAGGGACGTTTTAACGGAAGCTTTAAGGCTTCTATTGTCAAAACTGGTAAGCACCGTTACCGCCAGAAGCAGCGGAGGGTCAAGTTTCATCTTATCCGAAGATTTCATAATGGCTTCCTTGGCGTAGCTTATCATTTTTTCCCCGCCAAGCGCGTGCACATTTACCATATTAACGCCGTATCTGGCTGCTTCATAACAGGCGTTATATACCGTCTGCGGTATGTCAAAAAATTTGGCATCATAAAAAACCTTTAACCCTTTGCGTTTTAAAGTGCTTACAAGGCGCGGCCCGTCTTTGGTTATAAGCTGAAGGCCGACTTTATAATATTTAATGTATGGCGCCATTTTATCAATAAGGTTATACGCTTCCGCCATGTCATCAACATCAAGCCCAAGTATCAGTTTTTCCCTTAAATCAGCGTCTAAGTGCCTGTTCTTATCCATTATTTTCCACTTCCTTAACCTGTTTTTTTTCAGTCTTTTTCCTTAAAAGTTCCGGATCAACGTGCTTTCCTATTATAAACATCCAGGCGTACTCGTAATTACCGCCATTATCATCTTTGGCTATAACCCTTACCTCATGCGTGCCGCGCGTCATTTTTGTGGAGTATTTATATGTTAACATTTTAGTATCAGGGTTGTAAACCGAATCCTTTAATACAACCCTTCCCATCATAAATTTTATTGTGGCTGTGTTAATCCCCGCATCCTCCGCCAGTTCCGCTTTTATTACAGGTATACGTTCTTCTATAATGGCGGAATCAGGAGGATAAACAGATTTTATCTTTATCTGTTTTTTTTCAAATATCTTTTTAAACTTTTCAATGTCCGAATTGTTATAGAGCATTGTCCGTTTTAAAGCGAACTTATCCGTTTCAGCCGTGTTGTATGAAGGCACGACGGAAAAACCCGCCTTGTATCCGGCTTTTTTCACAAAAGCAATTATTTCTTCCGAATAAGCCCCGTAAGGATAAGCAATTGTATCCATTACAAGCCCGGTCTTATCTTCAAGGTA
The sequence above is a segment of the Candidatus Goldiibacteriota bacterium genome. Coding sequences within it:
- the pyrF gene encoding orotidine-5'-phosphate decarboxylase, which produces MDKNRHLDADLREKLILGLDVDDMAEAYNLIDKMAPYIKYYKVGLQLITKDGPRLVSTLKRKGLKVFYDAKFFDIPQTVYNACYEAARYGVNMVNVHALGGEKMISYAKEAIMKSSDKMKLDPPLLLAVTVLTSFDNRSLKASVKTSLDVKKMVLALAKSAKKAGADGVVCSPHEIKMLRKELGPDFVIVTPGIRTGKISKDDQKRIMTPKDAISAGSDYIVVARPILKADDRVLAVENILKEIKEGSDNAKRRKNS